Sequence from the Caballeronia sp. SL2Y3 genome:
GTCGAACTCGCCCGCGAAGTATTCGAGCTTGTTCGCGACGCGGTTCCACGCGTCTTCGTTCAGCTTCGACGTATGAAAGGTGCTGGCCTTGTCGGCGGCGAACTTGCGCAGCGACTCGGTGAGTTCGTCGCGCCACGCGGAGGTCTCGCGCTCGCCGTGATTCACGCCGATGATCTGCATGTCGTCGTCGAGCAGACCGTCGGCGGACAGGTTATAGAGCGCGGGCATCAGAAGCCGCCGCGTGAGATCGCCGCCCGCGCCGAAGATCACGAGCGTGCACGCAGGCGCGCGGCGCTTCGCTGCGGGCGACGCTGAAGACGGTTTCGAAGCACTTGCCTGATTGCTGTTGTCTGCATCGTTCGGCATGACGTGGGTGTCCTCATCCGTTGAGCGAAAATGGAAAGACCTTCGGCGATGCGGCACAGTTCAATCGCGCATCGCTTATTACGGCGCCCGCTTCGTTCGTAGGCTATCTGTAATTTTCCGCTTCGCGTGTCGTAGAATGCTTGCGCGACTTCGCAGCACGAGGCCAACATCGACATGACTTCACCCGACACGCTCATCGACCTGCCCGCCTACTTCGCACGCATCGGCTTTGGCGGCGGGGACCGGCCCGCGCCCACGCTCGACACGCTGCGCGCGCTGCATCTGCTGCATCCGCAGGCGATACCGTTCGAGAATCTCGACGTGCTGCTCGGCCGTCCGGTCCGGATCGATCTTGCTTCGATTCAACGCAAGCTGGTTACGAACCGGCGCGGCGGTTACTGCTACGAACACAATCTGCTTTTCCGCAGCGTACTCGAAGCACTGGGTTTTCGCGTGAAAAGCTACGCGGGCCGCGTGCTGTGGGGCCGCGATCCGTCGGTCATGCCGCCGCGCTCGCACATGCTGCTCGTCGTGGAACTGGACGAAGGCGCGTTCGTCGCGGATGTCGGTTTCGGCGGCATGACGCTTTCGGCGCCGCTCGCGCTGCAAGGCGGTCTGGAGCAGATCACGCCGCATGGCGCGTTCAGGCTGCAACGCATCGACTGGGACGCGGGTCTGCCCAACTATCGGATGGAAGCGCTCATCGACGGAACGTGGACGGCCATCTACCGCTTCGACTTCGATCCGCAATACGACATCGACTACGAGATGTCGAACTACTTCGTCTCCACGTATCCGCAGTCGATCTTCGTGCATCACCTCCTTGCTGCGCGGCTTGCGCCCGGACGCCGCTACGGGCTCTTCGACCAGCGCCT
This genomic interval carries:
- a CDS encoding arylamine N-acetyltransferase, producing the protein MTSPDTLIDLPAYFARIGFGGGDRPAPTLDTLRALHLLHPQAIPFENLDVLLGRPVRIDLASIQRKLVTNRRGGYCYEHNLLFRSVLEALGFRVKSYAGRVLWGRDPSVMPPRSHMLLVVELDEGAFVADVGFGGMTLSAPLALQGGLEQITPHGAFRLQRIDWDAGLPNYRMEALIDGTWTAIYRFDFDPQYDIDYEMSNYFVSTYPQSIFVHHLLAARLAPGRRYGLFDQRLSLHDERDGTTHRELNGVETLRRVLSEDLGIRLPDADGSIASSDLDAALARLAQSDPA